The following DNA comes from Methanothrix sp..
GAAGTAGAGCTCCTGGATCATGTCTCTCTCCTCCAGCGCATGATGAGAAGCTCCAGGATGATGGCCAGGGCGGCAATGGCCATCGCCCAGGGGGATAGATCCTTCTGCACCATGGTATCGCGAACCACTCCCAAAAATTCACCCTCTTTGAAATCCCGGCTCCGGCCCAGGGAGGACTCAGCCGGATTGTACATATTGGCGGCCACAGCCCGCCCCTGGAAGCGGTAGACTCCCACCTCATCCAGGGCAACAGTGCGGGCGGAGAGGCTGTGGCTGGGGGTCTGGATGGTGGACTGCTCTCCTAGGGCCAGGATCTCCCCCGTCTTCCGATTGGAGTCCTCTATATCCGGCACCCCGGTCATCCAGTTGACCATCTGATACCAGAATATGGGGTACTCAGGGCGGAGATAGAAGTCGGAGTCCATCTCCAGGCCGTTGTAGATCACCATCCCCCCGCCCAGCCGCCAGAAGGCGAGGATGGGGACTCCATTGGCCTCCACCACAGTGGTAGTCCCCCGGCGAGGAGCAGCATTGGGATAGCCATAAATGCCGATCTCATCGAAGTGCAGGTCCCCGGCAAAAGCGGCATTCCTCACCCATAGCCTGGCGGGCCCGGAGAGCTCTCCTGTAATCCTCACAGGAAGGTACTCCGGGCTCTCAAGATCGGAGGGGAGGTATATCACCCGGCCGCCATCGATGTAGCGGTTCAGCTCGCCATCGGCTGAGGCATTCCTTGCCAGCACTATCAGGTCGAAGTCCGGGAGGCTGCCAGAGGTCATAACAGCTACATTGGGCAGGGACTGGAGGGCTTTTAGGGCCGGCCCGGGATCTCCCAGATAGAGGACATTCTTCTTGGCCTGATCCGGCACATAGACATAGGCCTGGTTGTCCCAGGAGATGGCGTCCTCTAGCTCCAAGGAGATCTTATTCACCCCGGGGTAGGCGGTGAAGGAGAGGTAGTAGTCGCCGTTCTGGGGGATCAGAGCCGACTGGCTGCTCCTGCCACCCGGGCCGGTGATGGTGATGGGCACAGTCCTGGCCGGGCCGTAGTTGTGGATCAGGGCGGTATGGTTCACATAACCTGTTCCTGGCACATTCCAGCCCTCAATCAGGGCCAGGTTATCTCCTCCCCGGTATGAGCTGGCAAAGACCACCCCCACCCGGCCTTTAGCCTGGAGGAGGTTGCGGGTGACATCGGGGTCGTCTCCTATCCAGCTGATGAAGTCCGAGACCAAGAGGATATCCCCTCCGCTGGAGCCCAGGAGGATGTCCGCCTGGAGCAATGCACTGGAGAGGTCGGCGGAGACGGCAGCCGGCTGAAGCTGCTGGAGGGCATCGCGGGCCTCAGCCGGGCTGCCCCCGGTGAGGACGGTCTGGGGGATGTTCTTCGCCAGGATGATGCTGATTTTTTCATAGCGATCCAGGTAGGGGCGGATGATATTCTGAGCAGGGGAAATTGAGGCCTGCATGCTGGCCGAGCCGTCCAGGACCACTGCCAGATGGCTGCTTGCCGGGCCCTGTCCGCTGCTGTAGGGCCCGGCGGCGGCCAGGGAGAGGGAGCAGATGGCCAAAAGCTGTATCCAGAAGAGGGGATCGGTTATCAGGCGGCTGAGGACGGCGGTGCGCCTGGCCTCTCCCTCCCGCAAGAACTGGGTGGAGGAGAAGAGAATCTCCCTGGGGCGGGGGCGGATGAGATAGATTATCACCAGAGGGATTATGCCGAGGAGGCCCAGGAGGGCGAGGGGATTGCTGAAGGGCATTGAAAAGAGAATTCCTGAAGAAGTATGAAAAGCTTTGCGCAGGCCATAAATATGATCGGGATTGAGGCTACTACTGTTATCCCTTCCCAAACTGAGGTATCTGGCTATGGTCAGCGCTATGGAGATTTATATGCTATTGCCCAAGACCAACTGTAAGAAGTGCGGGGTTCCCACCTGCATGGCTTTTGCTGTCGGCCTTCTGGGCAGGGAGAAGAAGCTGGAGGAGTGTACTCCTCTATTCGAAGAGAAGAAGTATGAGGCGAAGCTCGCCAAACTGAAGGAGATCGTAGCTCCCCTGGAGAGCGCCACAGAGACCGGTCTGATCATCCATCCGGAGAAGTGCTTTGGCTGCGGCAACTGCGTGATCGCCTGTCCGGTGAACGTGGCCGCCGAGCCCACCAGGTGTGGCGCAGGCCTCGGCCCGGAGGGGGATCGCGTCATCCTCCGGGTGGAGGACGGGGTGGTGGTGGCCAATAACCTGGAGGAATGCAAGCGCTTTGGGCCGAATAGGGTCTTATGCAATGCCTGTACTGCCACCTGCCCGAGCAAGGCCATTGAGTTCGTATGATCGAGGAGTTGATATCGATGACGGAATTCGATTATAAAACCTGCACCGGCTGCTCGCTTCTATGCGAGGATATCCTCTTTCCAGATGAGGATTCCATCTCCCATGCCAAGAACCTCTGCCGCAAAGGCCTGGCCCATTATCAGGCCCTCTTTGTCGAGAGGACGGGCCCTCTGATGGAGGGGAAGGAGGCATCCATTGATCAAGCGATAGAAAAGGGGGCGGAGATTCTGAGGAATGCCAGCGCGCCGGTGATATACGGCTGGTCCAACTGCACCCTGGAGGCCCAGATGGCCGGGCTCGCACTGGCGGAGAAGATAGGAGCGTTCGTTGATGACCCCTCCAGCCACTGCGAGGGGCGGCTGATGGAGATGCTCCTCTCGGGGAGGATTCCCAGTTGCACCCTGGATGATGTGCGCCACTTCGCCGATACAGCGATATTCTGGGGTTCGGACCCCTCCAGCACCCAGCCCAGGCATCTATCCCGGTTCTCCTACTTTCCCCGCGGATCCAAGAGGCAGAAGAGCTATGAGGAGGAGAGGACCTGTATTGTGGTGGATGTGAGGGAGTCGTCCACTGCCAAGCTCTGCCCCACTACCACCTACCGTGTCCCGCCGGGCGAGGATCTCCAGTTCTTGGAGGCATTGCTGGCCGTCCTGGATGGCAAGATCCCGAAATTCGGTGACAAGAAGAGGATGATTGAGCTGGGCTCCATAATCAAGAAGACCGAGTATGGCGTGATCTTTCCCGGCCCTGGCATGCTCATATCCCTGCAGGATAAGATGGATAGGTTCGAGGATCTCCTCCGCCGGCTGAATGAGATCACCACCTTCAAGGTCCTGCCGGTGACTGAGCAGTACAACTCCCGTGGCTTTGGCCAGCTCCTCTTCGAGCGGACGGGCCGGACGAAGGCTGTCAAGTTCTCCCCTTCAGGAGAGGCAGCGGCGGGTCCGAATCTGGTGGAGGCGGCGAAGGAGGCGGATGCCATACTGGTCCTGGGTGCAGATCCTCTCCTGGATCTGCCGGCAGGGCTGGCCAGGGCTTTTGCTGCTGCCCCCCTCATCGTCATCGATCCCCGCCGCTCTCTGACTGCGGACCTGGCTCAGGTGGTGATTCCCGCTGCCATATCCGGCCTTGAGGCCGGGGGCACTGCCCTGAGAACGGATGGGGTGAAGATCTCCTTTGAGCCCCTGATGAAAAGCGAGCAGCCTACAGATGAACAGATCCTGACCAGGATCATGGAGGCGATTTGAAATGGCAGTGGATGTGAAGGTGGTCACCTACAGGGATATCTTCCAGTATGAGGCCGGAAAGAAGGGGGTGCACTCTGAGGAGTATCTCCGTCTCAGCGCCAGCATCATACTGGACAAGCAGGACCTGGCCAGTCTGGGGATAGCAGAGGGGGGGAGGGTTCTGGTGGAAAGCGATGTGAATAAGATCGTGGTGAATGCCACAGCCTCCACAGACGAGCCCCATCCCGGCCTGGCGTTCATGATAAAGAGCCCCTGGTCCAATCAACTGGAGGGGGACGACTCCTGCCTGCCCGGCGCCCCTGGATTCCGGGGGATCAGGGCGAGGGTCTCTCCCAGCAGTGAGGACATCACCCAGATGGCCCAAATACTGGAGAGGCTGCAGTCTTAGGTTATTGCTTGCAGAATGGGTGGATTCTGATATGAATCTGATCTCCATTGCCGACCTGGGCAGGGAGGATGTCCTGCGGCTGATCCAGAGCGCCGAGGCCTTTCGGGCCAGGCGCGGCCAGCACGGCCAGCCCCTGGCAGGAAAGAGCCTGGCGGCGATCTTCGAGAAGCCCTCCACCAGGACCCGCATCAGCCTGGAGGTGGCGGCCTGGGAGCTGGGCGGCCATCCCCTCTATCTATCGGCAGGTGAGCTGCAACTGGGCCGGGGGGAGACGATTGCCGATACCGCCCGGGTGCTATCCCGCTATGTGCATGCCATCACCGCCCGGGTCTACTCTCACAGCACTCTGCTCCAACTGGCTGAGCATGCCCAGGTTCCAGTGGTCAATGCCCTCTCCGATTGGGAGCATCCCCTGCAGATCCTGGCCGATCTGCAGACCATGCAGCAGAGCTTCGGATCTCTGGAGGGGCTTGATATCGGCTGGATTGGGGATGGGAACAATGTCTGCAACTCCCTCATTCTGGCCTCGGCCGTCATGGGGATGAATATCGCTGTGGCCTCCCCACCAGGGTACTCTCCCCGGGAGAGGATACTGGAGGAGGCCCGGGCCCTTGGGGGGAGCCCGCGGGTGGTGACTGAGCCGGAGGAGGCGGCCAGGGGGGCGGATGTGCTGGTCACTGACACCTGGATCTCCATGGGGGATGAGGCAGAGGAGGCAGAGCGCCTGCGGGTCTTTGGCCGGTATCAGATCAATAGCCAGCTTTTGGCCCTGGCCGGGGAGGAGGCCATTGCCCTGCACTGCCTGCCCGCCCACCGGGGGCAGGAGATCACTGATGAGGTGATGGATGGGCCCCGGTCGCGGGTCTTCGATGAGGCTGAGAACAGGATGCATACCAGCAAAGCAGTGATGGCCTGGCTGATGGGAGAGAGGCAGGGCGGCGGTGATGGCCCACGATGATGGCCCGCGATGATGGTCTGTGCGGGAGAGGGCCTGCCGGAATCGTTTTCATCAGAGGCGCCGGGCAGCCAGTCACTATGCTTAAGAGATGGCGATTTGATGGGGCTGCCTGCCAGGGTCTTCCGGGGGGATCAGGTATCGCCACCCCGCTGAATCCCAGGCCCCCATTATGGTATTCTGGTTTTTGGACTGCCCGATCGAGTGCCGGGATATAACAATCGATCTTGGCATGCTTCGGCAAGTTCTTATACCTCACGAAGCAGTAGATAGCTCGCTCTCACTTTGTCGAGGCGGGTTGGGCACTAAAATCGATTGCAAGCGCGGGGGTTGCCAAGAGGTCAAAGGCGCAGGGCTTAGGACCCTGTCACGAAGGTGTTCGCGGGTTCGACTCCCGTCCCCCGCACCATATATCATTTATTGATGTTGCTTTTTAGGATTTTGTCCTAATTTACTCCGGAGAACTCCGATTAACTTAACGTCGATGGTTGCCGCAACGAATTGTATTCCAGATGAAGGGCAAAATCAGTGAGGTTTCTCATTCACTATATTTATTAATTAAAAGGGGTTTTTCGGAGTTCTCTTTAATCAATTTGGTGGAACAAAGAATGAGCAAGGGTTCATTCTATTCCCACCTTACGGGTCTTCTTCATCTTTTTAGCTGATTGCTGCAAGAGCAATTGATGAGCTGGAAGTGGATAGCATAGTATAAAGCTTATAGATTCGCTACATTTTTTATAAAATTGGATGTCTATAATACGTTCCTCTTGTGTCATAATCAATACTTTCCTCTAAATTTATGCCAATTCTAGATGAAAGAATTTTTGAAATCATAATATTCACATTTGCTAGGGGATCGAATAAGGAAAGTATCTCATAAGCCTCAACAGACTTTATTTTTGAAATAATTTGATCTAGCTTAGCAGGAAGTTGGTCGAGATTTTCAACATAGACAATCTCCACATCAGGTTTAATTTTTGCAAAATACTTTTTAACCTGTGGTTCGACCTGGTCAGTTGAAATAATAATGGCAAAATTCGGATTGTATAATCCTATTCTACCACTAAATGGATAGGCGTGCCCCATTGAGAATTGTGCATCTTTTAGCTCAAACATTAATAAAATCCCATCCATATCCACGAAAGCATCTATTTCATCAGAACCTTCTTGAAGATTTAGCAAAATATGGTCAGGCAATGTGTTAAATTTCACGAGCTGGTCTACTAGTCTTACTGTAAGCCAATAGCTCTTATCTAACAGCTTTTGCAACTTTGAAGTTGGAACAAATAACTCCTCAACCCGTTCTTCTGAGATGGATCGACCACATGCGCATAATATTCCTAATCTCGCAGCCTCCTCTAAATCCACAAGAGATTTTACTTTATTTATTTGATTTTGAGTATTTTTACAAATAATAACATACTCTTTTGTAATGAACTCATTTTTTATCAGATCAGCTATAATTTTTTCCGATTCATCTTCTTCCATATTTAATTTTTTAAATAAATCTGAAGATAATATGCTACCAGATCTTTTAATAACTAATGAAATATCTCTAGCTTTCTTATTTTCTAGATGTTGAGATGCTTCAAAGTCCTGCAGATCAATTTCGGATGCTTTTAAGAATTTTTTATCAGAACTGTTTGCTAAATCCATAAAACGTGAACTAGTCGATTGGCTCGGAAACCAATCGTTGGTGATGCCGAACTCGGATAAAGGGCTTTTTAGTGATTCTATAAACCCATCAAGATATGAAATATCTCCTTTTTCGCCCATATATCCACACCTAAAAAGAATTTTCGCTCTATCCGAGAACCTGATGATGTATCCATTAGCAAAGCTTCGTACAAAATCCCTTTAGCATCTTCTGTTAGAAATAGATCTCCGACAATAAGTGCCACTTCTCTATCTCCCAATACTCGGCTAGAGGATTTATCCCGCCTTATTCTGTATCGAAAAGGAGAATTCCATTCTGACCACTCTTCAGGAGGTTCTTCTTCCTCGGAGCCGCCCAAAACTTTCAAGAAGCTTCGTCTTGCATTGGTGATCAATGGAACATAACCATTCTCTATCAAACTATTTAAAATAACTTTATTAAAATTTAATAAGGGTTGGATTCGGGAATCTGGATCAGATGGTAGATCTAATTCAATTCCTTTCGACTCAATTGTAATTACCATCATTTCACCCTTGAATTGCTTCAATTTGGTCCTTCTTCGACAGCTTCCACTAGGCCAAATAATTTTGGCGGGTAGTTTGCCGAATTTTCTGTAATTTTGTACAGGCCCTGTTATCCTACTCATCACTCAGCATCCATAGATAAATACTTTCTAGTCGTCATCCATTCTTCGTTGATGTCCATCAACATCGACACGCTTAACCTCATGAATGATTTATCGCTCGGGAATGCTCCTACCACTCTCGATCTCCTTTTCAGCTCCTTGTTGATCCTCTCCAGTCCATTGGTTGTCCTGACCCTCCGTCAGTGCTCTCTGGGGAACGCCCTGTAATTCCATAAACTGAATCTGAAGCGTTCAGCCGTATCTGCGGATTTGATATAGCCTCGGTCTTCGAGTTCTTGAATCAATTGCTGCATCTTGGCTCTTCGCTATTCCATGTGGGTAACTTCAGGATAGCGGCAGGCGGACTGAATCATGATAATATCAGGCATGAATCTCGGCACAGAGTCGGTAGGTAGCGACACATCTCATGATAATCCCAAATCCCTGCAGTCATGACGTTATAAGGACCAAGCTGTAGGATTAGCTATCCCCTAAATCCACCCACACGAAACAGCGAGGAGCCTTTTTCTCTTTAGGTGAAATCAGAGTGCATAAGCCTCATCATAGAGGCACCAGGCGGCAGAAGGAGATCTTCTGTAGTGCACTGGCCTGCGAAGTGCCGCTGATGTATTGGATCTCCGGTTGAAGCGCCCTTTGATCCTTTTATGATATCTCCCAACTCTTATATACGTTGCCTGTCGAATAGTTCTCGGCCTGCAATTGGAGGCATATTGATGAGATTCTTGGATGTAAGCTCAACTGGACTGAGAGTATCATTGATCATCCTCTCCCTCATAATGGGAGGAACGGCTGCAAATGCTCAGCCGATTGTGGGCGCTGATGCCATCAGAATCATAAGCATAAGCCCCCAGGAGCAATGGATTGAGATAGCCAATCAGGGAACCGGCAGGATCGACCTTGAAGGCTGGACGCTCATCGATCAGGAGAACCGAACATATACATTCCCGGCAAATGTCACCCTTAAGGCCGGCTCAACGATCACAGTTCACTCCCGGGATGGCATTAACACGCCCTCAGATCTATTCAACAGCAGCTTGCTTTGGGGCGAGATCGGCGCCGCCACATTGACGGATGCCACCGGCCGCATGATCTCCAGGTACATTTATCCGGTGGAGGTCACCTCCCCCCGGAGCTTGGCCGCTACCAGGCCCCTCACCCTTCCGGATGCCTTCTCCAGCGGCGGATTGAACCCCCCCTTCCAGCCGATGTACAGATCCCCCTCTGCCGGCGGCTGGAGAGGCTCAAGCTCTCGTCCCACAGCGAATATGACCGGCCATCCCTTCATCTGTCACGGCGGCCCCCTCAACTGGGCCTGGACCAGCGGCCTAGGATAGCTATCCAGTTGTATGCTCCAGTGCTCCGATGGCACAATTCCTCGATTCCCCAATCCCCCAATCCCTCAATTTTTGTACTTCAAAATGCAGATGAATATGTATGAGCTTTTGGCGCTCACCTCTGCCCTCCTCCCAGCGGGCCTGCCAGGCAGAGCCTTCCTCTCCCTCTATGAGCCCTGCCGCCGGGCCCGCTCAAAGCCATCCCCCCTCCTGGGCAGATCCGGCCCCAGCCTGTGCGTTGCCCTCCCGAATAAATCAGCATTGCCTGCCGCAGTCGTACATCTTCAGCCAGCAAGCAATGGATGGCAGTCATATGAAGTTCATATAATGGTTACTCATTTATTTCTGGCAGGAGACCATACTTCCATCGAAGAGCGGAGGCATTGGAAATCAAGAAAGGTGGATCTAGAACCAGGAGAATAAATGACGGAAAAAGGAGAGAAAAGATCAAGGAGAATGAGGGATAAGAAATGAGAAAAAAATTAGCTGTTGTCT
Coding sequences within:
- the argF gene encoding ornithine carbamoyltransferase; the encoded protein is MNLISIADLGREDVLRLIQSAEAFRARRGQHGQPLAGKSLAAIFEKPSTRTRISLEVAAWELGGHPLYLSAGELQLGRGETIADTARVLSRYVHAITARVYSHSTLLQLAEHAQVPVVNALSDWEHPLQILADLQTMQQSFGSLEGLDIGWIGDGNNVCNSLILASAVMGMNIAVASPPGYSPRERILEEARALGGSPRVVTEPEEAARGADVLVTDTWISMGDEAEEAERLRVFGRYQINSQLLALAGEEAIALHCLPAHRGQEITDEVMDGPRSRVFDEAENRMHTSKAVMAWLMGERQGGGDGPR
- a CDS encoding formylmethanofuran dehydrogenase subunit B gives rise to the protein MTEFDYKTCTGCSLLCEDILFPDEDSISHAKNLCRKGLAHYQALFVERTGPLMEGKEASIDQAIEKGAEILRNASAPVIYGWSNCTLEAQMAGLALAEKIGAFVDDPSSHCEGRLMEMLLSGRIPSCTLDDVRHFADTAIFWGSDPSSTQPRHLSRFSYFPRGSKRQKSYEEERTCIVVDVRESSTAKLCPTTTYRVPPGEDLQFLEALLAVLDGKIPKFGDKKRMIELGSIIKKTEYGVIFPGPGMLISLQDKMDRFEDLLRRLNEITTFKVLPVTEQYNSRGFGQLLFERTGRTKAVKFSPSGEAAAGPNLVEAAKEADAILVLGADPLLDLPAGLARAFAAAPLIVIDPRRSLTADLAQVVIPAAISGLEAGGTALRTDGVKISFEPLMKSEQPTDEQILTRIMEAI
- a CDS encoding molybdopterin dinucleotide binding domain-containing protein gives rise to the protein MAVDVKVVTYRDIFQYEAGKKGVHSEEYLRLSASIILDKQDLASLGIAEGGRVLVESDVNKIVVNATASTDEPHPGLAFMIKSPWSNQLEGDDSCLPGAPGFRGIRARVSPSSEDITQMAQILERLQS
- a CDS encoding lamin tail domain-containing protein, with protein sequence MRFLDVSSTGLRVSLIILSLIMGGTAANAQPIVGADAIRIISISPQEQWIEIANQGTGRIDLEGWTLIDQENRTYTFPANVTLKAGSTITVHSRDGINTPSDLFNSSLLWGEIGAATLTDATGRMISRYIYPVEVTSPRSLAATRPLTLPDAFSSGGLNPPFQPMYRSPSAGGWRGSSSRPTANMTGHPFICHGGPLNWAWTSGLG
- a CDS encoding BatA domain-containing protein: MPFSNPLALLGLLGIIPLVIIYLIRPRPREILFSSTQFLREGEARRTAVLSRLITDPLFWIQLLAICSLSLAAAGPYSSGQGPASSHLAVVLDGSASMQASISPAQNIIRPYLDRYEKISIILAKNIPQTVLTGGSPAEARDALQQLQPAAVSADLSSALLQADILLGSSGGDILLVSDFISWIGDDPDVTRNLLQAKGRVGVVFASSYRGGDNLALIEGWNVPGTGYVNHTALIHNYGPARTVPITITGPGGRSSQSALIPQNGDYYLSFTAYPGVNKISLELEDAISWDNQAYVYVPDQAKKNVLYLGDPGPALKALQSLPNVAVMTSGSLPDFDLIVLARNASADGELNRYIDGGRVIYLPSDLESPEYLPVRITGELSGPARLWVRNAAFAGDLHFDEIGIYGYPNAAPRRGTTTVVEANGVPILAFWRLGGGMVIYNGLEMDSDFYLRPEYPIFWYQMVNWMTGVPDIEDSNRKTGEILALGEQSTIQTPSHSLSARTVALDEVGVYRFQGRAVAANMYNPAESSLGRSRDFKEGEFLGVVRDTMVQKDLSPWAMAIAALAIILELLIMRWRRET
- a CDS encoding (Fe-S)-binding protein produces the protein MVSAMEIYMLLPKTNCKKCGVPTCMAFAVGLLGREKKLEECTPLFEEKKYEAKLAKLKEIVAPLESATETGLIIHPEKCFGCGNCVIACPVNVAAEPTRCGAGLGPEGDRVILRVEDGVVVANNLEECKRFGPNRVLCNACTATCPSKAIEFV